The following proteins are encoded in a genomic region of Catharus ustulatus isolate bCatUst1 chromosome 4, bCatUst1.pri.v2, whole genome shotgun sequence:
- the BCAT1 gene encoding branched-chain-amino-acid aminotransferase, cytosolic isoform X2 gives MKGCQNECAGGGCSGEMGKQMTESFKASDLIITPATTFKEKPDPTGLVFGTVFTDNMLTIQWSLASGWEKPYIKPLENLSLHPASSALHYAIEPRGQTEENLVSLLWLNEYTLFEGMKAYRGVDGKIRLFRPTLNMERMARSARRTTLPTFDQNELLECIRKLVEVEQEWVPYSTSASLYIRPTLIGTEPSLGVKKPTKALLYVILSPVGAYFASGSFNPISLWADPKYVRAWKGGTGDCKLGGNYGSAIYAQQEALEFGCQQVLWLYGDDHQITEVGTMNLFLYWINEDGENELATPPLDGIILPGVTRQSILDLALNWGEFKVSERYITMSDLTSALEENRVKEMFGAGTACIVCPISKILYKGKHLHIPTMENGPELTTRFLNKLSDIQYGREDSDWTVLVS, from the exons GCTTCTGATTTGATTATCACGCCAGCTACAACGTTCAAGGAAAAACCAGACCCCACTGGTTTGGTGTTTGGAACTGTGTTCACTGATAATATGCTGACAATTCAATGGTCCTTGGCTTCAGGATGGGAGAAACCCTATATTAAGCCACTGGAGAACCTCTCATTACATCCAGCCTCCTCAGCCCTGCATTATGCTATAGAA CCAAGAGGACAGACAGAGGAGAATCTGGTGTCATTGCTGTGGCTCAATGAATACACA CTGTTTGAAGGGATGAAGGCATACCGAGGAGTGGATGGCAAAATCCGCTTGTTCCGGCCAACCCTGAACATGGAGCGGATGGCACGATCAGCACGGAGAACAACTCTGCCA acTTTTGACCAGAACGAGCTGTTAGAGTGCATCCGTAAGCTTGTGGAAGTGGAACAGGAATGGGTCCCATACTCCACCTCTGCCAGCCTGTATATCCGTCCTACCCTAATTGGAACTGAG CCTTCCCTTGGAGTGAAGAAGCCGACTAAAGCCCTGCTGTATGTCATACTGAGCCCTGTGGGTGCTTACTTTGCAAGTGGAAGCTTCAATCCAATATCCTTATGGGCAGATCCAAAATATGTAAGAGCATGGAAAGGGGGAACAGGAGACTGCAAACTGGGAGG gaattATGGTTCTGCTATTTATGCCCAGCAGGAAGCCCTGGAGTTTGGCTGCCAGCAGGTTTTATGGCTCTATGGAGACGATCACCAAATAACTGAAGTTGGAACAATGAATCTGTTTCTCTACTGGATAAATGAAGATGGAG AAAATGAACTGGCAACGCCACCTTTAGATGGCATCATCCTTCCTGGAGTGACAAGGCAAAGCATTTTGGATCTGGCACTCAACTGG GGAGAATTCAAAGTGTCTGAGCGATACATCACCATGAGTGACTTGACATCTGCCTTGGAAGAGAACAGAGTAAAGGAGATGTTTGGTGCTGGAACAGCTTGCATTGTATGTCCCATCTCTAAAATTTTATATAAGGGCAAG CACTTGCACATTCCAACTATGGAGAATGGGCCTGAGTTAACAACCCGTTTCCTGAATAAGCTAAGTGATATCCAG taTGGAAGAGAAGACAGTGATTGGACAGTGCTGGTGTCATGA
- the BCAT1 gene encoding branched-chain-amino-acid aminotransferase, cytosolic isoform X1 encodes MIKGCQNECAGGGCSGEMGKQMTESFKASDLIITPATTFKEKPDPTGLVFGTVFTDNMLTIQWSLASGWEKPYIKPLENLSLHPASSALHYAIEPRGQTEENLVSLLWLNEYTLFEGMKAYRGVDGKIRLFRPTLNMERMARSARRTTLPTFDQNELLECIRKLVEVEQEWVPYSTSASLYIRPTLIGTEPSLGVKKPTKALLYVILSPVGAYFASGSFNPISLWADPKYVRAWKGGTGDCKLGGNYGSAIYAQQEALEFGCQQVLWLYGDDHQITEVGTMNLFLYWINEDGENELATPPLDGIILPGVTRQSILDLALNWGEFKVSERYITMSDLTSALEENRVKEMFGAGTACIVCPISKILYKGKHLHIPTMENGPELTTRFLNKLSDIQYGREDSDWTVLVS; translated from the exons GCTTCTGATTTGATTATCACGCCAGCTACAACGTTCAAGGAAAAACCAGACCCCACTGGTTTGGTGTTTGGAACTGTGTTCACTGATAATATGCTGACAATTCAATGGTCCTTGGCTTCAGGATGGGAGAAACCCTATATTAAGCCACTGGAGAACCTCTCATTACATCCAGCCTCCTCAGCCCTGCATTATGCTATAGAA CCAAGAGGACAGACAGAGGAGAATCTGGTGTCATTGCTGTGGCTCAATGAATACACA CTGTTTGAAGGGATGAAGGCATACCGAGGAGTGGATGGCAAAATCCGCTTGTTCCGGCCAACCCTGAACATGGAGCGGATGGCACGATCAGCACGGAGAACAACTCTGCCA acTTTTGACCAGAACGAGCTGTTAGAGTGCATCCGTAAGCTTGTGGAAGTGGAACAGGAATGGGTCCCATACTCCACCTCTGCCAGCCTGTATATCCGTCCTACCCTAATTGGAACTGAG CCTTCCCTTGGAGTGAAGAAGCCGACTAAAGCCCTGCTGTATGTCATACTGAGCCCTGTGGGTGCTTACTTTGCAAGTGGAAGCTTCAATCCAATATCCTTATGGGCAGATCCAAAATATGTAAGAGCATGGAAAGGGGGAACAGGAGACTGCAAACTGGGAGG gaattATGGTTCTGCTATTTATGCCCAGCAGGAAGCCCTGGAGTTTGGCTGCCAGCAGGTTTTATGGCTCTATGGAGACGATCACCAAATAACTGAAGTTGGAACAATGAATCTGTTTCTCTACTGGATAAATGAAGATGGAG AAAATGAACTGGCAACGCCACCTTTAGATGGCATCATCCTTCCTGGAGTGACAAGGCAAAGCATTTTGGATCTGGCACTCAACTGG GGAGAATTCAAAGTGTCTGAGCGATACATCACCATGAGTGACTTGACATCTGCCTTGGAAGAGAACAGAGTAAAGGAGATGTTTGGTGCTGGAACAGCTTGCATTGTATGTCCCATCTCTAAAATTTTATATAAGGGCAAG CACTTGCACATTCCAACTATGGAGAATGGGCCTGAGTTAACAACCCGTTTCCTGAATAAGCTAAGTGATATCCAG taTGGAAGAGAAGACAGTGATTGGACAGTGCTGGTGTCATGA
- the BCAT1 gene encoding branched-chain-amino-acid aminotransferase, cytosolic isoform X4 produces the protein MIKGCQNECAGGGCSGEMGKQMTESFKASDLIITPATTFKEKPDPTGLVFGTVFTDNMLTIQWSLASGWEKPYIKPLENLSLHPASSALHYAIELFEGMKAYRGVDGKIRLFRPTLNMERMARSARRTTLPTFDQNELLECIRKLVEVEQEWVPYSTSASLYIRPTLIGTEPSLGVKKPTKALLYVILSPVGAYFASGSFNPISLWADPKYVRAWKGGTGDCKLGGNYGSAIYAQQEALEFGCQQVLWLYGDDHQITEVGTMNLFLYWINEDGENELATPPLDGIILPGVTRQSILDLALNWGEFKVSERYITMSDLTSALEENRVKEMFGAGTACIVCPISKILYKGKHLHIPTMENGPELTTRFLNKLSDIQYGREDSDWTVLVS, from the exons GCTTCTGATTTGATTATCACGCCAGCTACAACGTTCAAGGAAAAACCAGACCCCACTGGTTTGGTGTTTGGAACTGTGTTCACTGATAATATGCTGACAATTCAATGGTCCTTGGCTTCAGGATGGGAGAAACCCTATATTAAGCCACTGGAGAACCTCTCATTACATCCAGCCTCCTCAGCCCTGCATTATGCTATAGAA CTGTTTGAAGGGATGAAGGCATACCGAGGAGTGGATGGCAAAATCCGCTTGTTCCGGCCAACCCTGAACATGGAGCGGATGGCACGATCAGCACGGAGAACAACTCTGCCA acTTTTGACCAGAACGAGCTGTTAGAGTGCATCCGTAAGCTTGTGGAAGTGGAACAGGAATGGGTCCCATACTCCACCTCTGCCAGCCTGTATATCCGTCCTACCCTAATTGGAACTGAG CCTTCCCTTGGAGTGAAGAAGCCGACTAAAGCCCTGCTGTATGTCATACTGAGCCCTGTGGGTGCTTACTTTGCAAGTGGAAGCTTCAATCCAATATCCTTATGGGCAGATCCAAAATATGTAAGAGCATGGAAAGGGGGAACAGGAGACTGCAAACTGGGAGG gaattATGGTTCTGCTATTTATGCCCAGCAGGAAGCCCTGGAGTTTGGCTGCCAGCAGGTTTTATGGCTCTATGGAGACGATCACCAAATAACTGAAGTTGGAACAATGAATCTGTTTCTCTACTGGATAAATGAAGATGGAG AAAATGAACTGGCAACGCCACCTTTAGATGGCATCATCCTTCCTGGAGTGACAAGGCAAAGCATTTTGGATCTGGCACTCAACTGG GGAGAATTCAAAGTGTCTGAGCGATACATCACCATGAGTGACTTGACATCTGCCTTGGAAGAGAACAGAGTAAAGGAGATGTTTGGTGCTGGAACAGCTTGCATTGTATGTCCCATCTCTAAAATTTTATATAAGGGCAAG CACTTGCACATTCCAACTATGGAGAATGGGCCTGAGTTAACAACCCGTTTCCTGAATAAGCTAAGTGATATCCAG taTGGAAGAGAAGACAGTGATTGGACAGTGCTGGTGTCATGA
- the BCAT1 gene encoding branched-chain-amino-acid aminotransferase, cytosolic isoform X3: MGKQMTESFKASDLIITPATTFKEKPDPTGLVFGTVFTDNMLTIQWSLASGWEKPYIKPLENLSLHPASSALHYAIEPRGQTEENLVSLLWLNEYTLFEGMKAYRGVDGKIRLFRPTLNMERMARSARRTTLPTFDQNELLECIRKLVEVEQEWVPYSTSASLYIRPTLIGTEPSLGVKKPTKALLYVILSPVGAYFASGSFNPISLWADPKYVRAWKGGTGDCKLGGNYGSAIYAQQEALEFGCQQVLWLYGDDHQITEVGTMNLFLYWINEDGENELATPPLDGIILPGVTRQSILDLALNWGEFKVSERYITMSDLTSALEENRVKEMFGAGTACIVCPISKILYKGKHLHIPTMENGPELTTRFLNKLSDIQYGREDSDWTVLVS; encoded by the exons GCTTCTGATTTGATTATCACGCCAGCTACAACGTTCAAGGAAAAACCAGACCCCACTGGTTTGGTGTTTGGAACTGTGTTCACTGATAATATGCTGACAATTCAATGGTCCTTGGCTTCAGGATGGGAGAAACCCTATATTAAGCCACTGGAGAACCTCTCATTACATCCAGCCTCCTCAGCCCTGCATTATGCTATAGAA CCAAGAGGACAGACAGAGGAGAATCTGGTGTCATTGCTGTGGCTCAATGAATACACA CTGTTTGAAGGGATGAAGGCATACCGAGGAGTGGATGGCAAAATCCGCTTGTTCCGGCCAACCCTGAACATGGAGCGGATGGCACGATCAGCACGGAGAACAACTCTGCCA acTTTTGACCAGAACGAGCTGTTAGAGTGCATCCGTAAGCTTGTGGAAGTGGAACAGGAATGGGTCCCATACTCCACCTCTGCCAGCCTGTATATCCGTCCTACCCTAATTGGAACTGAG CCTTCCCTTGGAGTGAAGAAGCCGACTAAAGCCCTGCTGTATGTCATACTGAGCCCTGTGGGTGCTTACTTTGCAAGTGGAAGCTTCAATCCAATATCCTTATGGGCAGATCCAAAATATGTAAGAGCATGGAAAGGGGGAACAGGAGACTGCAAACTGGGAGG gaattATGGTTCTGCTATTTATGCCCAGCAGGAAGCCCTGGAGTTTGGCTGCCAGCAGGTTTTATGGCTCTATGGAGACGATCACCAAATAACTGAAGTTGGAACAATGAATCTGTTTCTCTACTGGATAAATGAAGATGGAG AAAATGAACTGGCAACGCCACCTTTAGATGGCATCATCCTTCCTGGAGTGACAAGGCAAAGCATTTTGGATCTGGCACTCAACTGG GGAGAATTCAAAGTGTCTGAGCGATACATCACCATGAGTGACTTGACATCTGCCTTGGAAGAGAACAGAGTAAAGGAGATGTTTGGTGCTGGAACAGCTTGCATTGTATGTCCCATCTCTAAAATTTTATATAAGGGCAAG CACTTGCACATTCCAACTATGGAGAATGGGCCTGAGTTAACAACCCGTTTCCTGAATAAGCTAAGTGATATCCAG taTGGAAGAGAAGACAGTGATTGGACAGTGCTGGTGTCATGA